A section of the Zygosaccharomyces rouxii strain CBS732 chromosome B complete sequence genome encodes:
- the INO4 gene encoding Ino4p (some similarities with uniprot|P13902 Saccharomyces cerevisiae YOL108C INO4 Transcription factor required for derepression of inositol-choline-regulated genes involved in phospholipid synthesis forms a complex with Ino2p that binds the inositol-choline-responsive element through a basic helix-loop-helix domain), producing MVVKLREIKSNGSIRNIHNSMQLDDVDADVRRQRDESEELLRKKRKPRAKKVNKLSKEEVRQNHVSSEKKRRELVRTIYDELVKMIPDLQPTENRSEMVIYLKTINHLNWLYRNNKRLCAQLEKKYKELGKDGCRIPESLVWELRQGGDSGGNSNDEGNHDNEDIGDNSDDYSNASTNTNNNSKTNSNTNSNTDSNINFNTDTDNSNNNNGTKL from the coding sequence ATGGTAGTGAAATTACGAGAAATCAAAAGTAACGGCAGCATCCGTAACATTCATAACAGTATGCAGCTAGATGACGTTGATGCTGATGTAAGAAGACAAAGagatgaaagtgaagaactgttgaggaagaagagaaaacCAAGAGCCAAAAAAGTCAATAAATTGTCAAAGGAAGAAGTACGCCAAAATCATGTATCATCAGAGAAAAAGAGGCGAGAGTTGGTTAGAACCATTTACGacgaattggttaaaatgATTCCAGACTTACAACCAACTGAGAATAGATCAGAAATGGTAATCTACCTAAAGACTATAAATCACCTCAATTGGTTATATCgaaataataaaagacTCTGTGCACAGTTGGAAAAAAAGTACAAGGAATTAGGTAAGGATGGTTGTAGAATACCTGAGAGTTTAGTTTGGGAATTGAGACAAGGTGGTGatagtggtggtaattctaATGATGAGGGCAATCACGATAACGAGGATATTGGTGATAATAGTGACGATTATTCAAACGCCAGtaccaataccaacaataatagtaaaaCTAATAGTAATACGAATAGTAATACCGATTCCaatattaattttaatACTGATACagataatagtaataataataatggtactAAATTATGA
- the POP3 gene encoding Pop3p (similar to uniprot|P53833 Saccharomyces cerevisiae YNL282W POP3 Subunit of both RNase MRP which cleaves pre-rRNA and nuclear RNase P which cleaves tRNA precursors to generate mature 5' ends), whose amino-acid sequence MSLKNLDKQYAQRRQTYRAVLDNPFTNEGSLWPHVKDQQQVWELIQTILLARCRALADAEVPAPEWPLGITTSFNEIVTLLQHENDDNDQSNRSPLLLLVCNKDHGVSSVVLQQIPLLAYMSPRKVTLVQLPRGALATIQTQLKSDCTEGLLLAWGDELQSLVNQITAKIDQPQLPWLDQVKFEPTALKLLKTTAPLKKPVEKAGKK is encoded by the coding sequence ATGTCATTGAAAAACCTCGACAAGCAATATGCACAACGTAGACAGACTTATCGTGCAGTCCTAGATAATCCCTTTACCAACGAAGGGTCCCTTTGGCCACACGTGAAAGATCAGCAACAGGTATGGGAACTGATTCAAACCATACTATTGGCTAGATGCAGGGCGCTAGCTGATGCGGAAGTTCCTGCACCTGAATGGCCCCTTGGTATCACTACTTCTTTCAACGAAATAGTTACACTGCTACAACATGAAAATGACGACAACGATCAGTCAAACAGGAGCCCACTTCTTCTGCTGGTATGTAATAAAGACCATGGCGTGTCTAGTGTCGTCTTACAGCAGATCCCTCTGCTGGCATACATGTCACCACGTAAAGTAACCTTAGTACAACTACCGCGCGGAGCCTTAGCTACCATTCAAACCCAATTGAAAAGTGACTGTACTGAAGGGCTTTTACTAGCATGGGGGGATGAACTTCAATCACTGGTGAATCAAATTACCGCTAAAATAGATCAACCTCAATTACCATGGTTGGATCAGGTAAAATTCGAACCCACGGCTTTGAAGCTGTTGAAGACTACAGCCCCTTTAAAGAAACCAGTGGAAAAAGCTGGAAAAAAGTAA
- a CDS encoding uncharacterized protein (similar to uniprot|Q12239 Saccharomyces cerevisiae YOL107W Hypothetical ORF) has protein sequence MHYDSKYFEINGPDTLFALNGTPQATKLLAIGYIAISGALLFARLSEYNRLDDPELKFNSIVSPIVQLIPSKIWKFPVSLILSNFIDVEVWKFIINFTNLIIGGSFIEQNWNDNSKELLKFVFVIGSVTNLVVVIVTILLGLITSHIQLDEPLDGNYTVLIGFPIIYKQLMPETTIFQLKNLGFLSKNFRFKLLPIFIMSYLTIFHLIKMHWIQLISIWINFFACWTYLRFFQMLRIGEQITVGDASDTFQLLYFFPDLVKPILKPIFDKTYSLVCYKLELIRPFQNDDIDKSNAIAEQRGAKKISGTLEERRKQLALQVLQERMV, from the coding sequence ATGCATTACGATTCgaaatattttgaaattaatggTCCTGATACTCTCTTTGCTTTAAATGGCACTCCACAAGCAACAAAATTATTAGCAATTGGATACATTGCCATTAGCGGTGCACTCCTCTTTGCAAGACTTTCTGAATATAATAGATTGGATGATCCCgaattaaaatttaataGCATAGTATCGCCAATTGTCCAATTAATACCAAGTAAAATTTGGAAGTTCCCCGTCTCATTGATTTTATCGAATTTTATCGATGTGGAAGTATGGAAATTCATTattaattttaccaatttgATTATTGGTGGATCATTTATTGAGCAAAATTGGAATGACAATTCCAAAGAATTGCTGAAATTTGTCTTCGTTATAGGTTCAGTGACAAATTTAGTCGTTGTCATAGTGACAATATTATTGGGATTAATCACTTCTCATATACAGTTGGATGAACCACTGGATGGTAATTATACTGTGTTAATTGGATTTCCTATAATTTATAAGCAGTTGATGCCAGAAACtacaattttccaattgaaaaatttggggtttttatccaaaaatttcaggtTTAAACTTTTACCTATTTTCATTATGAGTTatttgacaatttttcatttgatcaagatgcattggatccaattaatatcaatttggattaatttctttgcaTGTTGGACCTATCTaagatttttccaaatgttACGAATTGGCGAACAAATTACTGTGGGTGATGCCTCTGATACTTTCCAACTCTTGTATTTTTTCCCAGATTTAGTGaaaccaattttgaaaccaatATTCGATAAGACTTACAGTTTAGTCTGTTACAAATTAGAATTGATACGaccatttcaaaatgatgaCATTGATAAAAGTAATGCCATAGCCGAACAGAGAGGAGCTAAGAAAATATCAGGTACTCTTGAGGAAAGGCGTAAGCAATTAGCCTTACAAGTACTCCAAGAAAGAATGGTTTGA
- the MRPL10 gene encoding mitochondrial 54S ribosomal protein uL15m (similar to uniprot|P36520 Saccharomyces cerevisiae YNL284C MRPL10 Mitochondrial ribosomal protein of the large subunit appears as two protein spots (YmL10 and YmL18) on two-dimensional SDS gels), translating to MFSGIFKLNSSLRVNFTALQRNTVRSVSILGNLKPSEGSTKGFKRLGRGPSSTKGKTSGRGQKGQKARGKVKSWFEGGQTPIYKLFPKIGFTNVNARPLNELNLQRIQWFHDCGRLNLEPGEVLDMKKMKDLGLVTGPIKHGIKILGNGKTNFNVPIKIEASKATPDAIQAIEKVGGEFTSRYFSQFGLRAHLVPHWFLEKRGRIPLQARPTKRKDIEYYSDESRRGYLIKEKSEYWKTIMEARQGGAAQMGKKKTKRTPLELQLEKLSEDSKSNKSLTVNSKIITLEDFKQQH from the coding sequence ATGTTTTCTGGTATTTTCAAGTTGAACAGTTCCCTAAGAGTGAACTTTACAGCGCTACAGCGTAACACTGTTCGCTCCGTATCGATATTGGGCAATTTAAAACCCTCTGAAGGATCTACCAAAGGTTTCAAAAGGTTGGGTAGAGGTCCATCTAGTACAAAAGGTAAGACTTCTGGTAGGGGTCAGAAGGGCCAAAAAGCTCGTGGTAAAGTAAAATCATGGTTTGAAGGTGGTCAAACGCCAATTTATAAACTTTTCCCCAAGATTGGATTTACCAATGTGAATGCAAGACCGTTAAACGAATTGAATCTTCAGAGAATCCAATGGTTCCACGATTGTGGCAGATTAAATTTGGAACCGGGTGAAGTTTTAGAtatgaaaaagatgaaagattTAGGACTTGTAACTGGACCTATCAAACATGGTATTAAAATATTAGGTAATGGGAAGACAAATTTCAACGTACCGATTAAAATCGAAGCCAGTAAAGCTACACCAGATGCAAttcaagcaattgaaaaggTGGGTGGTGAATTCACATCACGCTACTTCAGCCAATTCGGATTAAGAGCGCATTTGGTACCACATTGGTTCCTAGAGAAGAGAGGTAGAATTCCATTACAAGCAAGACCCACTAAGAGGAAAGATATTGAATATTACAGTGATGAATCCAGAAGAGGCTATTTGATTAAGGAAAAATCTGAATATTGGAAAACCATTATGGAAGCCAGACAAGGTGGTGCCGCTCAGATGggcaaaaagaaaacaaagaGAACACCATTAGAATTACAGTTAGAAAAATTATCTGAGGATTCTAAGAGTAACAAATCTCTAACTGTAAATTCTAAGATTATTACCttagaagatttcaaaCAACAACATTGA
- the WSC2 gene encoding Wsc2p (weakly similar to uniprot|P53832 Saccharomyces cerevisiae YNL283C WSC2 cell wall integrity and stress response component 2 Putative integral membrane protein containing novel cysteine motif. Similarity to SLG1 (WSC1) WSC3 and WSC4): MEFRRQWLLVLCLFHCLALADYVHKGCYDTRGLNLRSQSQHDWQSLSNCQQHCGGSPLVAMRNGGECFCGDSLDLLSSASLTPGLCNTQCNGWAYQSCGGNSSVDVYVDASRSSHSHGSASVSQVALTTTLTSGSSSQVSNINSGSSDSSFVSSSLASSTSEPSASGSSQSSSFATSYHHVSSSSLSPVKARVSNPTASQTIQTTPVSISGSPSISTGYVTRVVSTLITRDNKDETVLRTTTALELPSSYSNIDKSTSPKNGNLGGGAIAGIVVGVVLGVLVILAGAGFYLWRRHVLNQEPDLEETKHYQPYSFGDADAMSIDSPSRTGSTCHKGSSATRSSSYGSVPTGFLSDSISKGSLNSLLMTEDTGVNHMRQNMPSTVFEEPPSVYNGSQRFSTGSLPDMMEERNLTVANPDGENNRYSQRKFDDVDEVDEENMFSAGSSGGSYYDQEPKSY; the protein is encoded by the coding sequence ATGGAATTTCGAAGGCAGTGGTTACTGGTTCTGTGCCTTTTCCACTGTCTAGCCCTAGCAGACTATGTGCACAAAGGCTGTTATGACACTCGAGGGTTAAATTTAAGATCTCAAAGTCAACATGATTGGCAATCATTATCCAATTGTCAACAACACTGTGGTGGCAGCCCACTAGTTGCGATGAGAAATGGTGGTGAGTGCTTTTGTGGagattctttggatttaCTTTCATCAGCTTCATTGACACCAGGTCTTTGTAATACCCAATGTAACGGTTGGGCATATCAAAGTTGTGGTGGTAACAGTTCAGTGGATGTGTATGTCGATGCAAGTCGGTCATCTCATTCACATGGGTCTGCCTCAGTGAGTCAGGTTGCATTAACAACTACATTGACCAGTGGATCTTCTAGTCAGGTTTCCAATATTAACAGTGGAAGCTCAGATAGCTCATTCGTTTCAAGTTCACTCGCTTCCTCTACATCGGAGCCGAGTGCAAGTGGCTCAAGTCAGAGTAGTTCTTTTGCCACTAGCTATCATCATGTTTCAAGCTCGTCTTTATCTCCGGTAAAGGCCCGCGTTTCTAATCCAACTGCGAGTCAAACTATTCAAACCACTCCAGTATCAATTTCGGGCTCACCAAGTATTTCAACTGGATACGTGACAAGAGTTGTTTCCACTTTGATTACGAGGGATAATAAGGATGAAACTGTTCTCAGGACAACTACCGCCCTTGAATTACCGTCATCTTATAGTAACATTGATAAATCTACGAGTCCCAAGAATGGCAATTTAGGTGGTGGTGCGATCGCAGGTATTGTCGTTGGTGTGGTTTTGGGTGTATTGGTTATTCTAGCAGGTGCAGGCTTCTACTTGTGGAGACGTCACGTATTAAACCAAGAACCGGACTTAGAAGAAACTAAACACTACCAGCCATATTCGTTTGGTGATGCTGATGCCATGTCTATTGATTCACCATCGAGAACTGGTTCCACTTGTCACAAAGGCTCATCAGCTACACgttcatcatcatatgGCTCAGTACCGACTGGCTTTCTAAGCGACAGCATCAGTAAAGGTAGTTTAAACAGTCTACTTATGACAGAAGATACTGGTGTCAATCACATGAGGCAAAATATGCCCTCAACAGTGTTTGAAGAACCTCCATCGGTATACAATGGGAGCCAAAGGTTCAGTACAGGTTCATTGCCAGATATGatggaagaaagaaatctAACAGTAGCCAATCCTGATGGTGAAAACAATCGCTACTCACAGCGTAAATTTGACGATGTCGAcgaagttgatgaagaaaatatgTTTAGCGCTGGTAGTTCGGGTGGGTCCTACTATGACCAAGAGCCGAAATCATATTGA
- the HCH1 gene encoding Hch1p (similar to uniprot|P53834 Saccharomyces cerevisiae YNL281W HCH1 Heat shock protein regulator that binds to Hsp90p and may stimulate ATPase activity originally identified as a high-copy number suppressor of a HSP90 loss-of-function mutation GFP-fusion protein localizes to the cytoplasm and nucleus), whose amino-acid sequence MVVVVNPNNWHWVEKNTLSWSQAYFEEKLPQLQVEDGSHQVIVTKVSSVRGDSNVSQRKGKPICYFDLQISLMVAVKDGADELISGSLTVPELTHDEEPEIKMESSFGEHQTLLEKQFYPVLLEALLRYQSDLMRAHSGDLGSNV is encoded by the coding sequence atggtggtggtagtcAATCCTAACAACTGGCATTGGGTTGAGAAGAACACTCTCTCTTGGAGTCAAGCATATTTCGAAGAAAAGCTTCCTCAATTGCAAGTAGAGGATGGCAGTCATCAGGTGATAGTGACCAAAGTCTCCAGTGTACGTGGTGACTCCAACGTCTCACAACGTAAGGGGAAGCCAATCTGTTATTTTGACTTGCAAATTTCACTGATGGTTGCCGTCAAAGATGGAGCCGACGAGCTTATTAGCGGCTCGCTTACAGTGCCTGAACTAACCcatgatgaagaaccagAGATTAAGATGGAAAGCTCCTTTGGCGAGCATCAAACGCTATTAGAGAAGCAATTCTATCCTGTCCTTTTGGAGGCCCTTTTGCGGTATCAGTCAGATCTGATGCGGGCACATAGCGGAGATCTAGGTAGTAATGTTTAG